Proteins from a genomic interval of Zingiber officinale cultivar Zhangliang chromosome 2A, Zo_v1.1, whole genome shotgun sequence:
- the LOC122042189 gene encoding YTH domain-containing protein ECT4-like isoform X2, with the protein MAATQQAPDRIDSIEPLTSLQTNTERKSVDVDNSSKQSPSIKNEKVTTSDASHDMRDMDLTRDVQGNLSSSDPVHVDSMVYAQNAFAPQAQSFYGGYHNSINDWEGQSQFLNLENMEVGQNGMYDTHSLLYTGYGYSPQMPYGPYSPVATPLPSVNGDGLLFSTQQFQFPGPYYQQPSPASISYISSAAPIPQADWRLPIDQQGAFPADSSNFNAQLYSPRPGYQLSYGSFSGDWLRSPDGTRSATPLLSPAASPQPIGAHSFGQSMISFGMGSQQQQSSYGYGSAIGSVDRGYPRAAVYHGNTFGTLLTNSGIKDRGAVTMEKSKRQGIGSALLCNCNGTLDFLNEQNRGPRASRTKNQMNEKNPSMDILNIGSAKVDHNLYNNPDFVTEYKDARFFIIKSYTEDNVHKSIKYGVWASTSNGNRKLDSAYHEAKKKEDPCPVFLFFSVNASAQFCGIAEMIGPVDFEKSVDYWQQDKWNGQFPVKWHMVKDVPNNMFRHIILENNDNKPVTNSRDTQEVILEQGLEMLNIFKKHDYEVSVLDDFEFYEERERAMQERKAFQHQLSNSGGPIPATFRENQRSQAAISGSIISQISKNFAHTMRLEEISNTDLSSSTAVAPKPDDTIKPATATVTPSS; encoded by the exons ATGGCGGCGACGCAGCAGGCGCCGGATCGAATCG ATTCAATAGAGCCATTGACATCATTGCAGACAAACACTGAGCGGAAATCAGTTGATGTTGACAATTCAAGCAAACAG TCACCATCTATTAAAAATGAGAAAGTGACAACTTCTGATGCTTCACATGATATGAGGGACATGGATCTCACAAGAGATGTCCAAGGAAATTTGAGTTCATCTGATCCTGTCCATGTGGATAGTATGGTGTATGCACAAAATGCCTTTGCTCCTCAGGCACAATCCTTTTATGGAG gatACCATAATTCAATTAATGACTGGGAAGGTCAATCTCAGTTTCTAAATCTCGAAAACATGGAAGTTGGTCAAAAT GGTATGTATGATACTCATTCGCTGCTCTACACTGGTTATGGTTACAGTCCTCAAATGCCATATGGCCCGTATTCACCTGTCGCAACCCCTCTACCTTCTGTTAATGGGGACGGCCTTCTTTTCTCCACTCAGCAATTTCAATTCCCAGGCCCATACTACCAGCAGCCATCTCCTGCCAGCATTTCATATATCTCTTCTGCAGCTCCTATTCCACAAGCTGATTGGAGACTTCCAATTGATCAACAGGGAGCATTTCCTGCTGATAGCTCAAATTTCAATGCCCAGCTATACAGTCCAAGGCCTGGGTATCAACTATCATATGGCTCTTTTAGCGGAG ACTGGTTGAGATCCCCTGATGGGACAAGATCTGCAACTCCATTATTATCACCTGCAGCTTCACCACAACCTATCGGTGCTCATTCTTTTGGGCAAAGCATGATTTCTTTCGGAATG GGTTCACAGCAGCAGCAATCTTCATATGGTTATGGATCTGCTATAGGTTCTGTTGATAGAGGATATCCTCGTGCTGCAGTATACCATGGTAATACATTTGGAACACTTCTTACCAACTCGGGAATTAAGGATCGGGGAGCAGTTACTATGGAGAAAAGTAAGAGGCAAGGAATCGGAAGTGCTCTATTGTGCAATTGCAACGGCACTCTTGATTTTCTTAATGAACAAAACCGAGGGCCACGAGCAAGTAGGACAAAGAATCAGATGAATGAAAAGAATCCTTCCATGGACATACTGAATATTGGTTCCGCAAAGGTCGATCATAATCTTTACAATAATCCTGACTTTGTGACAGAGTACAAGGATGCCcgattttttataattaaatcgTACACCGAGGATAATGTTCATAAGAGCATCAAATATGGTGTTTGGGCTAGCACTTCCAATGGGAATCGTAAGTTAGATTCTGCATACCATGAAGCAAAAAAGAAAGAAGATCCTTGCCCGGTTTTCTTATTTTTCTCG GTAAATGCGAGTGCACAATTCTGTGGGATAGCTGAAATGATCGGACCTGTTGATTTCGAAAAAAGTGTGGATTATTGGCAGCAAGACAAGTGGAATGGCCAATTCCCTGTTAAGTGGCATATGGTGAAAGATGTACCGAACAACATGTTTCGACATATTATTCTTGAAAATAATGACAATAAGCCTGTCACCAACAGCAGAGACACCCAAGAG GTGATATTAGAGCAGGGTTTGGAGATGCTTAACATATTCAAGAAGCATGACTATGAAGTATCAGTCCTGGATGATTTTGAGTTCtacgaggagagggagagagcaatgCAGGAGAGGAAGGCTTTCCAGCATCAGCTATCGAACTCAGGCGGTCCAATCCCAGCAACATTCAGGGAAAACCAAAGGAGCCAAGCGGCGATCTCTGGCAGCATTATCAGTCAGATTTCAAAGAACTTTGCTCATACTATGAGACTGGAAGAAATCAGCAACACTGACCTATCATCGAGCACTGCTGTTGCCCCCAAGCCTGATGATACAATAAAGCCAGCAACTGCAACTGTGACTCCAAGTAGCTAG
- the LOC122042189 gene encoding YTH domain-containing protein ECT4-like isoform X3 — protein MAATQQAPDRIEPLTSLQTNTERKSVDVDNSSKQSPSIKNEKVTTSDASHDMRDMDLTRDVQGNLSSSDPVHVDSMVYAQNAFAPQAQSFYGGYHNSINDWEGQSQFLNLENMEVGQNGMYDTHSLLYTGYGYSPQMPYGPYSPVATPLPSVNGDGLLFSTQQFQFPGPYYQQPSPASISYISSAAPIPQADWRLPIDQQGAFPADSSNFNAQLYSPRPGYQLSYGSFSGDWLRSPDGTRSATPLLSPAASPQPIGAHSFGQSMISFGMVGSQQQQSSYGYGSAIGSVDRGYPRAAVYHGNTFGTLLTNSGIKDRGAVTMEKSKRQGIGSALLCNCNGTLDFLNEQNRGPRASRTKNQMNEKNPSMDILNIGSAKVDHNLYNNPDFVTEYKDARFFIIKSYTEDNVHKSIKYGVWASTSNGNRKLDSAYHEAKKKEDPCPVFLFFSVNASAQFCGIAEMIGPVDFEKSVDYWQQDKWNGQFPVKWHMVKDVPNNMFRHIILENNDNKPVTNSRDTQEVILEQGLEMLNIFKKHDYEVSVLDDFEFYEERERAMQERKAFQHQLSNSGGPIPATFRENQRSQAAISGSIISQISKNFAHTMRLEEISNTDLSSSTAVAPKPDDTIKPATATVTPSS, from the exons ATGGCGGCGACGCAGCAGGCGCCGGATCGAATCG AGCCATTGACATCATTGCAGACAAACACTGAGCGGAAATCAGTTGATGTTGACAATTCAAGCAAACAG TCACCATCTATTAAAAATGAGAAAGTGACAACTTCTGATGCTTCACATGATATGAGGGACATGGATCTCACAAGAGATGTCCAAGGAAATTTGAGTTCATCTGATCCTGTCCATGTGGATAGTATGGTGTATGCACAAAATGCCTTTGCTCCTCAGGCACAATCCTTTTATGGAG gatACCATAATTCAATTAATGACTGGGAAGGTCAATCTCAGTTTCTAAATCTCGAAAACATGGAAGTTGGTCAAAAT GGTATGTATGATACTCATTCGCTGCTCTACACTGGTTATGGTTACAGTCCTCAAATGCCATATGGCCCGTATTCACCTGTCGCAACCCCTCTACCTTCTGTTAATGGGGACGGCCTTCTTTTCTCCACTCAGCAATTTCAATTCCCAGGCCCATACTACCAGCAGCCATCTCCTGCCAGCATTTCATATATCTCTTCTGCAGCTCCTATTCCACAAGCTGATTGGAGACTTCCAATTGATCAACAGGGAGCATTTCCTGCTGATAGCTCAAATTTCAATGCCCAGCTATACAGTCCAAGGCCTGGGTATCAACTATCATATGGCTCTTTTAGCGGAG ACTGGTTGAGATCCCCTGATGGGACAAGATCTGCAACTCCATTATTATCACCTGCAGCTTCACCACAACCTATCGGTGCTCATTCTTTTGGGCAAAGCATGATTTCTTTCGGAATGGTA GGTTCACAGCAGCAGCAATCTTCATATGGTTATGGATCTGCTATAGGTTCTGTTGATAGAGGATATCCTCGTGCTGCAGTATACCATGGTAATACATTTGGAACACTTCTTACCAACTCGGGAATTAAGGATCGGGGAGCAGTTACTATGGAGAAAAGTAAGAGGCAAGGAATCGGAAGTGCTCTATTGTGCAATTGCAACGGCACTCTTGATTTTCTTAATGAACAAAACCGAGGGCCACGAGCAAGTAGGACAAAGAATCAGATGAATGAAAAGAATCCTTCCATGGACATACTGAATATTGGTTCCGCAAAGGTCGATCATAATCTTTACAATAATCCTGACTTTGTGACAGAGTACAAGGATGCCcgattttttataattaaatcgTACACCGAGGATAATGTTCATAAGAGCATCAAATATGGTGTTTGGGCTAGCACTTCCAATGGGAATCGTAAGTTAGATTCTGCATACCATGAAGCAAAAAAGAAAGAAGATCCTTGCCCGGTTTTCTTATTTTTCTCG GTAAATGCGAGTGCACAATTCTGTGGGATAGCTGAAATGATCGGACCTGTTGATTTCGAAAAAAGTGTGGATTATTGGCAGCAAGACAAGTGGAATGGCCAATTCCCTGTTAAGTGGCATATGGTGAAAGATGTACCGAACAACATGTTTCGACATATTATTCTTGAAAATAATGACAATAAGCCTGTCACCAACAGCAGAGACACCCAAGAG GTGATATTAGAGCAGGGTTTGGAGATGCTTAACATATTCAAGAAGCATGACTATGAAGTATCAGTCCTGGATGATTTTGAGTTCtacgaggagagggagagagcaatgCAGGAGAGGAAGGCTTTCCAGCATCAGCTATCGAACTCAGGCGGTCCAATCCCAGCAACATTCAGGGAAAACCAAAGGAGCCAAGCGGCGATCTCTGGCAGCATTATCAGTCAGATTTCAAAGAACTTTGCTCATACTATGAGACTGGAAGAAATCAGCAACACTGACCTATCATCGAGCACTGCTGTTGCCCCCAAGCCTGATGATACAATAAAGCCAGCAACTGCAACTGTGACTCCAAGTAGCTAG
- the LOC122042189 gene encoding YTH domain-containing protein ECT4-like isoform X1, with the protein MAATQQAPDRIDSIEPLTSLQTNTERKSVDVDNSSKQSPSIKNEKVTTSDASHDMRDMDLTRDVQGNLSSSDPVHVDSMVYAQNAFAPQAQSFYGGYHNSINDWEGQSQFLNLENMEVGQNGMYDTHSLLYTGYGYSPQMPYGPYSPVATPLPSVNGDGLLFSTQQFQFPGPYYQQPSPASISYISSAAPIPQADWRLPIDQQGAFPADSSNFNAQLYSPRPGYQLSYGSFSGDWLRSPDGTRSATPLLSPAASPQPIGAHSFGQSMISFGMVGSQQQQSSYGYGSAIGSVDRGYPRAAVYHGNTFGTLLTNSGIKDRGAVTMEKSKRQGIGSALLCNCNGTLDFLNEQNRGPRASRTKNQMNEKNPSMDILNIGSAKVDHNLYNNPDFVTEYKDARFFIIKSYTEDNVHKSIKYGVWASTSNGNRKLDSAYHEAKKKEDPCPVFLFFSVNASAQFCGIAEMIGPVDFEKSVDYWQQDKWNGQFPVKWHMVKDVPNNMFRHIILENNDNKPVTNSRDTQEVILEQGLEMLNIFKKHDYEVSVLDDFEFYEERERAMQERKAFQHQLSNSGGPIPATFRENQRSQAAISGSIISQISKNFAHTMRLEEISNTDLSSSTAVAPKPDDTIKPATATVTPSS; encoded by the exons ATGGCGGCGACGCAGCAGGCGCCGGATCGAATCG ATTCAATAGAGCCATTGACATCATTGCAGACAAACACTGAGCGGAAATCAGTTGATGTTGACAATTCAAGCAAACAG TCACCATCTATTAAAAATGAGAAAGTGACAACTTCTGATGCTTCACATGATATGAGGGACATGGATCTCACAAGAGATGTCCAAGGAAATTTGAGTTCATCTGATCCTGTCCATGTGGATAGTATGGTGTATGCACAAAATGCCTTTGCTCCTCAGGCACAATCCTTTTATGGAG gatACCATAATTCAATTAATGACTGGGAAGGTCAATCTCAGTTTCTAAATCTCGAAAACATGGAAGTTGGTCAAAAT GGTATGTATGATACTCATTCGCTGCTCTACACTGGTTATGGTTACAGTCCTCAAATGCCATATGGCCCGTATTCACCTGTCGCAACCCCTCTACCTTCTGTTAATGGGGACGGCCTTCTTTTCTCCACTCAGCAATTTCAATTCCCAGGCCCATACTACCAGCAGCCATCTCCTGCCAGCATTTCATATATCTCTTCTGCAGCTCCTATTCCACAAGCTGATTGGAGACTTCCAATTGATCAACAGGGAGCATTTCCTGCTGATAGCTCAAATTTCAATGCCCAGCTATACAGTCCAAGGCCTGGGTATCAACTATCATATGGCTCTTTTAGCGGAG ACTGGTTGAGATCCCCTGATGGGACAAGATCTGCAACTCCATTATTATCACCTGCAGCTTCACCACAACCTATCGGTGCTCATTCTTTTGGGCAAAGCATGATTTCTTTCGGAATGGTA GGTTCACAGCAGCAGCAATCTTCATATGGTTATGGATCTGCTATAGGTTCTGTTGATAGAGGATATCCTCGTGCTGCAGTATACCATGGTAATACATTTGGAACACTTCTTACCAACTCGGGAATTAAGGATCGGGGAGCAGTTACTATGGAGAAAAGTAAGAGGCAAGGAATCGGAAGTGCTCTATTGTGCAATTGCAACGGCACTCTTGATTTTCTTAATGAACAAAACCGAGGGCCACGAGCAAGTAGGACAAAGAATCAGATGAATGAAAAGAATCCTTCCATGGACATACTGAATATTGGTTCCGCAAAGGTCGATCATAATCTTTACAATAATCCTGACTTTGTGACAGAGTACAAGGATGCCcgattttttataattaaatcgTACACCGAGGATAATGTTCATAAGAGCATCAAATATGGTGTTTGGGCTAGCACTTCCAATGGGAATCGTAAGTTAGATTCTGCATACCATGAAGCAAAAAAGAAAGAAGATCCTTGCCCGGTTTTCTTATTTTTCTCG GTAAATGCGAGTGCACAATTCTGTGGGATAGCTGAAATGATCGGACCTGTTGATTTCGAAAAAAGTGTGGATTATTGGCAGCAAGACAAGTGGAATGGCCAATTCCCTGTTAAGTGGCATATGGTGAAAGATGTACCGAACAACATGTTTCGACATATTATTCTTGAAAATAATGACAATAAGCCTGTCACCAACAGCAGAGACACCCAAGAG GTGATATTAGAGCAGGGTTTGGAGATGCTTAACATATTCAAGAAGCATGACTATGAAGTATCAGTCCTGGATGATTTTGAGTTCtacgaggagagggagagagcaatgCAGGAGAGGAAGGCTTTCCAGCATCAGCTATCGAACTCAGGCGGTCCAATCCCAGCAACATTCAGGGAAAACCAAAGGAGCCAAGCGGCGATCTCTGGCAGCATTATCAGTCAGATTTCAAAGAACTTTGCTCATACTATGAGACTGGAAGAAATCAGCAACACTGACCTATCATCGAGCACTGCTGTTGCCCCCAAGCCTGATGATACAATAAAGCCAGCAACTGCAACTGTGACTCCAAGTAGCTAG